CGGTTGACGTTCGGACGGGCGACATCACCGAGAACCTCGACGACCTCGGCGAGTTCGACGTCCTCACCCTCGACACCCCGGACGCGGCGGCGGTCGTCGCACACGCGCCCGACCTGCTCGCGGACGGCGGTTCGCTCGGCGTTTACGCGCCGTTCGTGGAGAGCGCCCGGGAGACCGAACTGGCCGCACGCGAGGTAGGATTGGAGAACGTCCGAACGATGGAAACCATCCAACGCGAGATGGACTTCGACGAGCGCGGCACGCGCCCGTCCACGAGTCCCGTCGGACACACCGGCTATCTCGTCTTCGCGCGGAAAGCGTAGACTCCCGGCGACTGCCGGACGGTCATTTTACTTTCGAGGAATCGAATCGGACGCCTACCGACCGGTGTCGTACTTGTAGGTCGCTTCGTCGGGGTCGATGCCGAACTCCTCGGCCATCTCGTCGGCATCCTCGTCCGATTCTCCCGCCACGTCGTGCGGACCAGCCTCTTTGAATCGTTCGCGCAGGTGCGGAGGCACCTCGAAGGATCCGATGTCGAGCACCATCGGCATCGCGTCGGGTTCGATGGTTTCGCGTTTCGTGTCGAGGCGGTGGCGGAGGTCCGACGGTAGTTCGTCGGTATCGATGTGCTCGAATCCGAACTGGGCGAGGTACTCGGGTACGCCGACGAGCGCGTACACCCGTTCGAAGCCGTCGTCGCTCGCCTTGTCGATGAGACGTTCGATGACGTGTGCACCGACGCCCTGTCCCCGCCACGATTCGACCACACCGATGCTCGTCAACTCACAGATTTCGGGGGCGTCCTCGGGCTTGTGAATTCGAACCCGCCCGAACCCGGCTTTATCGCCCGACGTTTCGTCCACGACGACGACGTAATCCCGGGATCGGAAGGCGGTTCCGTCGAGTCCCATCGCCTCGATATTATCGAGCAACCAGACCTCCTCACGGTTTTTGGCATCCCGGACGTACATGCCGAGAGATACGTTCGGGAGTCACAAAAAGTCATCCGTGGTCGGGACGTTAAAGTGACCCGTCGAGAAACGGCAACCATTCAATGGATTGGCCGAAGGGCGGAGAACGGTGGGAAATAACCCTCCTGATGGTGTTGCTCGTGGTGCAGTTAATTCTCGAAGGGTACGGAATGGTGACGAACAACGGAACGGCCGGGTTCATCGGCCACCTGGTGTTTTCCACCCTTTGGATCGTCTTCGGTTACGCGGCGTTTCGCCACTACGGGAGGACCCCGCGGTCGGTGCTTACGGTGACGCTACTGATCGGCGGTGGGTTGCTGAACGGGTACGTTCTCCTCGCCTCGCATCCGATGGTGGGAGAAGGGGTATCCGAAATTCTGGAGGGGTCAGGAGCCCTGCTGTACGCGTCTCGCCTGCGGGAAACGTCCTCAAAGCCCTTCCAGCGAACGTAGTTTCTGTTCGACGTCCGGCGGTGCGGCGCTCGGACCGTCGCGGACGCGATGGTCGGGCACCAGAATCGGTGCGGGGTTCGCGTCGAGCGCGGTCCTGACGAGGTCTAAATCGGCTTCCTCCGTGTGATCGATACCGGAAGTCATCCGGGCGACTGTTTCGACGTTCACCTGGTCGCCGTAGGGGATGTTTCGCACGGCCTCCAACACGCCGCGCTGGTCGGTCGGAACGGTCAGTGCGACCTGTACGTCCGAGAAGTCTTCCTCGACACCCTCCAGATACGCCATGATTCGGTCGAGTACGGCGTGGTCGGGAAGTGCGTCGTCCTCCGCCTCGTTCGGAAACGTCACGCGCAACACGCGCCCGCTGGCGACGCCGACCTGAACGAATCGCTCCAAGTACGGCGACTCCTGCGCGTAGATTCCGGCAGTCTCGTCCATACGGACGCGAACGAACCTCACGACCTTCAAGATTCGTCCCCCGGACGCAAGTCTTATGTACAAACTAGTCCGTTGATGTACTACAATGAACGTAGATGGTGCACTCGCACCCGCGGTCGAGTCCATCCTCCGGACCGCTCGGGAGCGGGTACCGGACGAGGAGACCGAACGGGTGTCCGTGACTCCCCGTTCGTTTCCGGACGCACTCGCGGCGGCGGCGGACGACGAACGGGTGCCGCTGATCGCGGAGGTAAAGCCGACCAGTCCGACGACGGAGGGCGAACGAAGCGACGACCCCGTCGAACTGGCCGAAACGATGGTCGAAAACGGGGCCGCCGCCCTGTCGGTGTTGACCGAACCGGACCACTTCGGCGGCGATCCGGAAAACCTCCGGCGAATCCGCGAGGCGGTCGACGTTCCCGTCCTCCGCAAGGACTTCATCGTTCGGGAGGAGCAACTGGACGTCGTGGAGGCCGACCTCGTCCTCCTCATCGTGCGATTCGTTGACGATTTGGCGGGTCTGCTTTCGGCCGCCGAAGAGCGCGGCTTTCAGGTGCTCGTCGAAGTTCACAGCGGGGAGGAGTTGGCGGAAGCGCTCGACGCCGGTGCGGACATCGTCGGCGTGAACAACCGTGACCTCGCACGACTGGAAGTCGATCTGGACACCTTCGAGTCGGTATCGCCCGCGGTGCCGAACGACGTAACCCTCGTGGCCGAAAGCGGCATCACGACGACGGAGGACGCCCGTCGAATGCGGGACGCGGGCGCGGACGGTCTGCTTGTCGGAAGCGCGATCATGGACGGCGACGTGGCCGAGAACACGCGGAGGTTGGTCAACGCATGAGTGAGACGAACGAAACGAACGAGAGGAACGCGATGAACGAAGCGAACGAAACGAAATTCGGCGAATACGGCGGTCAGTACGTTCCGGAAGTGCTGATGCCCGCCATCGAAGAGTTGCAATCGGCCTACGAACGCTACGTCCTCAATAACGAGGACGGGTTCATAGACGAGTTCCGCCGCCACATGCGGGACTTCGGCGGACGACCGACGCCGCTCCAGCGTGCGGACGCGCTGAGCGAGCGCTACGGGAAGGAAATCTACCTCAAACGGGAGGACCTGGTCCACGGCGGCGCGCACAAACTGAACAACGCGCTCGGGCAGGTCCTGCTGGCGAAGTACATGGGCAAGGAGCGAATCGTCGCCGAAACCGGCGCGGGCCAGCACGGCACCGCGACCGCGATGGCCGCCGCCTACCTCGATATCGACTGTGAGGTGTTCATGGGCAGAACCGACATCAACCGCCAGCGCCCGAACGTCTTCCGGATGCGAACCCACGACGCCGATGTCATCCCCGTCGATGTCGGGTCGGGGACGCTGAAGGAGGCCATCAACGAGACCATGCGCGACTGGGCGACCAACGTCGAGGACACCCACTACGTCATCGGGAGCGTCGTCGGCCCACACCCGTTCCCGAAGATGGTCCGTGACTTCCAGTCGGTCATCAGCGAGGAGTCCCGCGAACAGATTCGGGAACAGGCCGGACGACTGCCCGACAGCGTCGTCGCCTGCGCTGGCGGCGGATCGAACACGATGGGCGCGTTCCACAACTTCGTTCCCGATGAGGACGTTTCCCTGTTCGCCGTCGAAGCGGGCGGGTCGGGCCTGACTATCGACGAGGACGAGGGCGTCGCACCCCACTCGGCCTCGCTGGGGACCGGCGAGGACGGCGTCCTCCACGGGGCACGAACGAAACTGCTCCAGAGCGAGGACGGACAGATACTCGAATCCCACAGCGTGAGTGCAGGACTCGACTACTCCGGCGTCGGCCCGGAACTCGCTCACCTCGTCGAAACCGGCCGCGTGACGCCGGTCAACGTCGACGACGACGCGGCGCTCGAAGCGTTCCACCGACTCTCGAAGTTGGAGGGGATCATTCCCGCGCTGGAATCGAGTCACGCGGTTGCTTTCCTCGAAGAGGTAACGGACTTGGACGAGTTGGGCGACCTCGTGGTCGTCAACGTCTCCGGACGCGGCGACAAGGACCTCGACACGGTCATCGAGGAGAGCGAGAAACGTGGCATCGACGCGGCACCGAGCATGGAGGTATTCCGATGAACGAACGTGAATCGGAGCACGGAACGTCCGAAGGATGTTCCGGAGTTCGAATGAGTAACTCGAAATCGGATCTCGAATCGGCCTTCGCGGACGAACCGGCCCTGATTCCGTACGTCGTCGCTGGCGACCCGGGTATCGAGGAGACGAAGGAGTACGTTCGAGCGCTCGTCCGCGGCGGCGCGGACGTCGTCGAACTCGGACTGCCGTTCTCGGAACCCATCGCGGACGGCCCGACGATTCAGAACGCCATCCGGCGCGCGCTGAACGGCGGGATGACCCCGCAAAAGTATCTCGACCTCGTTTCGGCGTTGGACGTGGACGTTCCCATCGTCTGCATGACCTACTACAATCTCATCTACCAGTATGGGGGCCGCGAGGCGCAACGCGCCTCGGAACGGTCGAGCGGTGGCACACCGCGAGACGAGGAGGGCGTCGAGGCGTTCGTCTCCGCCGCCGCCGATGCCGGTATCGCGGGACTCATCGTTCCGGACCTCCCCGTGGAGGAGAGCGGTCCGCTCCGACTGGCGTGTGACGAATACGGACTCGACCTCGTGTTCATCGTCGCGCCGACGACGACCGATAGGCGCAAGCGACGCATCTCCACGCAAGCGTCCGGGTTCGTCTACGTGCAGGCCCGGATGGGAACGACGGGCGCACAGGCGGACGTGAGCGGCGATACGCACGAGAGCCTCCAACGACTGGCCGGAAGCGACTTACCGAAGGCGGTCGGGTTCGGCGTGAGCGAGGGCGAACACGCCCGAGAGATCATTTCGGCGGGCGCGGACGGCGTCGTCGTCGGGAGCGCGCTCGTCGACATCGTCGCCTCCGGCGAGAACGTCGCGGAACGCCTCGAAACCAAAGCCGCTGAACTCAAATCCGGGGCACGCGAAGGGAGACAGGATATACCGGAACCGGAACGAACTTCAAACTAGATTGGGACTCTTTAACATACTATGGACACAGGAATCACAGCACGACTCGACCGAATCGGGTCCGACGGGCGCTACGTTATCGTCCCGATGGACCACGGCATCACACTGGGCGCGGTAAAGGGACTGAAAGACATCGAATCGACCATCGACGCGGTGACACGGGGCGGTGCCGACGCCGTCCTCACCCAGAAGGGAATCGCATCGCGCGTCCACGACCACAAGAACGACGCGGGGTACATCGTCCATCTGAACGCTTCTACCGTTATCGGCCCGGACTCGAACGACAAACGAATGACCGGAACGGTACAGGAGGCCATCGCGGCCGGGGCCGACGCCGTGTCCCTCCACCTCAACGTCGGCAGCAACTACGAACCCAAACAGATCACCGACCTCGCGGAGGTCTGCGATACGGCGAGCAAGTTCGGGATTCCCGTCCTCGCCATGTCCTACGCTCGCGGACCGGGAATCGACGAACACGACGCCGAAAGCCTCGGCCACGCGGTACGATTGGCGGAGGAACTCGGCGCTGACGTGGTGAAGACGGCCTACAGCGGCGACCCCGAAAGCTTCGAGCACGTCGTGGAATCGACGCGCCTCCCCGTCGTCATCGCCGGTGGTGCGCCCGAGGGCGACAAGGCGACCCTCGAAGCGGTTCGCGGCGCGATGGACGCGGGCGGCGCGGGCGTCTCCATCGGCCGGTCGGTCTTCCAGCACGACGATCCGGAAGCCATCGCGCGGGCGGTCTCGGGCGTCGTCCACGATGACCTCTCCGCCGAGGACGCGCTGGACGAAGCGGGGCTGTCGGTCGAAGTCTGATTTCTACAGGATAGTCGGAAATTCCGCGAGCGACGGGAGCGTGTACGTCGGTTCGGGGGTTGGATTCGTGACCCGTTCTTCGTAGGGCACCCACACGGAGTCGATGCCGAAAGCGTTCGCTCCGGCCACGTCCGCGCGGAGCGAATCGCCGACGTGGATCGTGTTCTCCGCTTTCACGTCGAGTTCGCTCAGGGCGTGCTCGAACGGCGTTGGGTCCGGTTTCGGCGGAACCCCACCACGAGGGTCGACGAAGACGTGCGTGTCGAAGACATCGGTGATTCCGAGCGCCTCCAATTTGACGGTCTGGGTCGCCTCGTCCCCGTTCGTCACGAGGCCGACGTTCGTCCCGCTGGCGGCTTCCAGCGCCGCTTTCGCGCCGGGACGGAACGAAACCGCGGAATGGTCGAGACACGCCTCGTACGCGGTGGCGAGTTCCGAGGCGTGGGCGTCCTCGACACCCGCGTTCCGGGCGGTGGCGTCGAAACAGAATTCGTAGAACTCGTGTGGCGTTTCGGCGGTCGGAATGCCGTCCACTGCGGCGGCGATGTCGTCGAGCGTACAGTACTGTTCGACGGAAACGCGGTCGAACGCCTCCGCGACGAGTGCCTCCTCGTCCTGGTCCGAGACGCACAGCGTCGAATCGAGATCGAAGAGAATCGCGTCGAAATCGGTCATTTGGTAGTGATATTCGAGGCGGAAGAAAAACCTACTGAGTACGAACTTGCGACGACAGCGATGGCGAGAAGTTGCGGATTCCGCCACGTTCAAGCCATACGACTGCGAGCGATTCAGCATGACACGCTCCGTATGGTTGAAAGCCGACGACAGCGTCGGCGATTGGGAGACTCGACGCAAACGCATCACGGCCGGTTTGGAAGCCGGTGTGGACTGGATCTTGGTCGACGACGACGATGTCGAGCGCGTTCGAGAACTCGGCGACGTGAACGTGGCGGCGTTTCACAACGACGGGGACATCCACGTCTTCGACGCGGAAGAGGACGGGGACGAACAGGAGCGCGCCGACGCTCGGATCGTCGGAAAGAACGCCGAAGGGGACGGGACGGTAGACCTCCCGTCGGATTTCTCCGGTTCCGCCGACCTCTCGACGCTCAGGCGCGATGACGAGGCGGAGGGTGCCTACGTCCGAATTCTGGGGAAGGAGTACGAATCGTTCGCCCAAGCCGCGGCGGAGGAAGCCGACTACACCATCATCGTCGGCGAGGACTGGACCATCATCCCGCTCGAAAACCTCATCGCACGCATCGGCGAGGAGACGGAACTCGTCGCGGGCGTCACGAACGCCGAGGAGGCACGAACCGCCTTCGAGACGCTGGAACTCGGCGCTGACGCCGTGCTGTTGGACAGCGACAACCCGGACGAGATTCGCTCGACGGTGGAGGTGCGTGACGCCGCCGAACGCGAGACGCTGGAGTTGGAGTGGGGTGAAGTCCTCGCCATCGAACAGACCGGCAGCGCGGACCGCGTCTGCGTGGATACCGGATCGCTGATGGAACACGACGAAGGGATGCTCGTCGGGTCGATGTCCCGCGGCCTCTTCTTCGTCCACGCGGAAACGGCCGAATCGCCCTACGTCGCCTCGCGCCCCTTCCGGGTGAACGCGGGCGCGGTTCACGCCTACGTCCGCGTCCCCGACGGCGGGACGAAGTACCTCGCCGAACTCCAGAGCGGCGACGAGGTTCAGTTGGTGGACACCGACGGCAACACCCGCGAAGCGGTGGTCGGTCGGGTGAAAATCGAGAAGCGGCCCATGTTCCGAGTGCAGGTGGAAACGAAGGACGGCGACCGGGTTGAGACGCTACTGCAGAACGCGGAAACCATCAAAGTCGCCACGCCGGACGGGAGAAAGGCCGTGACGGACCTCGACGTCGGCGACGAGGTCAAACTTTTCTTGGAGGGCGGCGCGCGACACTTCGGCGAGAGCGTCGAAGAGAGTATTATCGAGCAGTAGATTCGGCGTCTATCGACGACGAACACCACTGACAGAAGTCGAACTCCGGATCCACTTTTCGGCCGCAGTTTGGACAGCGTACCGTCCCGTTCGCCGCCTCTTGGACGACGCGGTTGTTCCGAACTGCGGACCAGTACGCGTCGACGATGTTGCAGACCGATACGAACAGGAGCGGGAGGGAGACATCGAGGCCAAGATTCTGGGTCGCCTGTGAGTAGGCGGCCATGTCGTTGTTCTGAATCGCGACGGATAGTTCGTTAGCCACCGCTGGAGGGATGAAGAAGTAGGCAGTGAGCAACATGAATCCGAACCAGAGGAACCCGCGAAGCCA
The genomic region above belongs to Haladaptatus sp. R4 and contains:
- a CDS encoding GNAT family N-acetyltransferase, which translates into the protein MYVRDAKNREEVWLLDNIEAMGLDGTAFRSRDYVVVVDETSGDKAGFGRVRIHKPEDAPEICELTSIGVVESWRGQGVGAHVIERLIDKASDDGFERVYALVGVPEYLAQFGFEHIDTDELPSDLRHRLDTKRETIEPDAMPMVLDIGSFEVPPHLRERFKEAGPHDVAGESDEDADEMAEEFGIDPDEATYKYDTGR
- a CDS encoding MGMT family protein, with protein sequence MDETAGIYAQESPYLERFVQVGVASGRVLRVTFPNEAEDDALPDHAVLDRIMAYLEGVEEDFSDVQVALTVPTDQRGVLEAVRNIPYGDQVNVETVARMTSGIDHTEEADLDLVRTALDANPAPILVPDHRVRDGPSAAPPDVEQKLRSLEGL
- the trpC gene encoding indole-3-glycerol phosphate synthase; the encoded protein is MNVDGALAPAVESILRTARERVPDEETERVSVTPRSFPDALAAAADDERVPLIAEVKPTSPTTEGERSDDPVELAETMVENGAAALSVLTEPDHFGGDPENLRRIREAVDVPVLRKDFIVREEQLDVVEADLVLLIVRFVDDLAGLLSAAEERGFQVLVEVHSGEELAEALDAGADIVGVNNRDLARLEVDLDTFESVSPAVPNDVTLVAESGITTTEDARRMRDAGADGLLVGSAIMDGDVAENTRRLVNA
- the trpB gene encoding tryptophan synthase subunit beta → MSETNETNERNAMNEANETKFGEYGGQYVPEVLMPAIEELQSAYERYVLNNEDGFIDEFRRHMRDFGGRPTPLQRADALSERYGKEIYLKREDLVHGGAHKLNNALGQVLLAKYMGKERIVAETGAGQHGTATAMAAAYLDIDCEVFMGRTDINRQRPNVFRMRTHDADVIPVDVGSGTLKEAINETMRDWATNVEDTHYVIGSVVGPHPFPKMVRDFQSVISEESREQIREQAGRLPDSVVACAGGGSNTMGAFHNFVPDEDVSLFAVEAGGSGLTIDEDEGVAPHSASLGTGEDGVLHGARTKLLQSEDGQILESHSVSAGLDYSGVGPELAHLVETGRVTPVNVDDDAALEAFHRLSKLEGIIPALESSHAVAFLEEVTDLDELGDLVVVNVSGRGDKDLDTVIEESEKRGIDAAPSMEVFR
- the trpA gene encoding tryptophan synthase subunit alpha is translated as MSNSKSDLESAFADEPALIPYVVAGDPGIEETKEYVRALVRGGADVVELGLPFSEPIADGPTIQNAIRRALNGGMTPQKYLDLVSALDVDVPIVCMTYYNLIYQYGGREAQRASERSSGGTPRDEEGVEAFVSAAADAGIAGLIVPDLPVEESGPLRLACDEYGLDLVFIVAPTTTDRRKRRISTQASGFVYVQARMGTTGAQADVSGDTHESLQRLAGSDLPKAVGFGVSEGEHAREIISAGADGVVVGSALVDIVASGENVAERLETKAAELKSGAREGRQDIPEPERTSN
- a CDS encoding 2-amino-3,7-dideoxy-D-threo-hept-6-ulosonate synthase translates to MDTGITARLDRIGSDGRYVIVPMDHGITLGAVKGLKDIESTIDAVTRGGADAVLTQKGIASRVHDHKNDAGYIVHLNASTVIGPDSNDKRMTGTVQEAIAAGADAVSLHLNVGSNYEPKQITDLAEVCDTASKFGIPVLAMSYARGPGIDEHDAESLGHAVRLAEELGADVVKTAYSGDPESFEHVVESTRLPVVIAGGAPEGDKATLEAVRGAMDAGGAGVSIGRSVFQHDDPEAIARAVSGVVHDDLSAEDALDEAGLSVEV
- a CDS encoding HAD family hydrolase: MTDFDAILFDLDSTLCVSDQDEEALVAEAFDRVSVEQYCTLDDIAAAVDGIPTAETPHEFYEFCFDATARNAGVEDAHASELATAYEACLDHSAVSFRPGAKAALEAASGTNVGLVTNGDEATQTVKLEALGITDVFDTHVFVDPRGGVPPKPDPTPFEHALSELDVKAENTIHVGDSLRADVAGANAFGIDSVWVPYEERVTNPTPEPTYTLPSLAEFPTIL
- a CDS encoding 3-dehydroquinate synthase II; translated protein: MTRSVWLKADDSVGDWETRRKRITAGLEAGVDWILVDDDDVERVRELGDVNVAAFHNDGDIHVFDAEEDGDEQERADARIVGKNAEGDGTVDLPSDFSGSADLSTLRRDDEAEGAYVRILGKEYESFAQAAAEEADYTIIVGEDWTIIPLENLIARIGEETELVAGVTNAEEARTAFETLELGADAVLLDSDNPDEIRSTVEVRDAAERETLELEWGEVLAIEQTGSADRVCVDTGSLMEHDEGMLVGSMSRGLFFVHAETAESPYVASRPFRVNAGAVHAYVRVPDGGTKYLAELQSGDEVQLVDTDGNTREAVVGRVKIEKRPMFRVQVETKDGDRVETLLQNAETIKVATPDGRKAVTDLDVGDEVKLFLEGGARHFGESVEESIIEQ
- a CDS encoding zinc ribbon domain-containing protein, producing the protein MTRKKKRPWLAALGSFVYPGLGHFYLRQWLRGFLWFGFMLLTAYFFIPPAVANELSVAIQNNDMAAYSQATQNLGLDVSLPLLFVSVCNIVDAYWSAVRNNRVVQEAANGTVRCPNCGRKVDPEFDFCQWCSSSIDAESTAR